The following proteins are co-located in the Lepus europaeus isolate LE1 chromosome 15, mLepTim1.pri, whole genome shotgun sequence genome:
- the LOC133774513 gene encoding H-2 class I histocompatibility antigen, Q10 alpha chain-like isoform X1 yields MAELASLKLENKPWPGGTHSLRYHYLALSEPGPSLPEFLAVGYVDDQPFIRYDSRTGRAEPQATWMAPVDTQYWETETQKQKAWEKVQQVEMWTVMGYHNQSSGTHTAQRMFGCEVQEDGSSTSFWQFGFDGQDHLSLDMETLSWVSAEPVAVRTKRWWETEHCYAEYDKAYLEGLCLTSLHRYLELGSQSLTRKEPPMVHITKHMTQDGATLRCWALGFYPQDISLNWWLDGEELILETEHVETRPSGDGTYQTWVAVQVPAGKEAWYSCHVWHPGLNHTLTVAWESPSNSGLIAMVISTVLITIMLVAVVVIWSKRCLQAWNKKSYVQTPGQDPESQCPVTAGTPQPSLLTEIPFTT; encoded by the exons ATGGCAGAACTGGCCAGCCTAAAGTTAGAAAACAAGCCATGGCCTGGAG GGACACATTCTCTCCGCTATCACTACCTGGCTCTGTCAGAGCCAGGCCCGAGCCTCCCTGAGTTTTTGGCTGTGGGTTATGTGGATGACCAGCCCTTCATCCGATATGACAGTCGTACGGGCAGGGCTGAGCCTCAGGCCACATGGATGGCACCTGTGGACACCCAGTACTGGGAGACAGAGACCCAGAAACAGAAGGCATGGGAGAAAGTACAGCAGGTGGAGATGTGGACAGTGATGGGCTACCACAACCAGAGCAGTG gcacacacactgcTCAACGCATGTTTGGCTGTGAAGTCCAGGAGGATGGCAGCTCCACTAGCTTCTGGCAGTTTGGCTTCGATGGGCAGGACCACCTGTCGTTGGATATGGAGACACTGAGCTGGGTATCAGCTGAGCCAGTGGCCGTGAGGACAAAGCGCTGGTGGGAGACAGAGCATTGCTATGCTGAATACGACAAAGCCTACCTAGAAGGCCTCTGTCTCACCTCCCTGCACAGGTACCTGGAGCTGGGAAGCCAGAGCCTCACCAGGAAAG agcctcccatggtgcacataaCAAAGCACATGACCCAGGATGGAGCCACACTgaggtgctgggccctgggaTTCTACCCACAGGACATCTCATTGAACTGGTGGCTGGATGGGGAGGAGCTGATATTGGAGACTGAGCATGTGGAGACCCGCCCCAGTGGAGATGGCACCTACCAGACATGGGTGGCTGTTCAGGTGCCGGCTGGGAAAGAGGCTTGGTACAGCTGCCATGTGTGGCATCCTGGGCTGAACCATACACTCACTGTGGCCTGGG aATCACCTTCGAATAGTGGGCTCATTGCCATGGTTATCTCCACAGTCTTGATCACCATCATGCTGGTAGCTGTAGTTGTAATATGGTCCAAGAGGTGCCTTCAAG CCTGGAATAAGAAGTCTTATGTGCAAACCCCAG GACAAGACCCTGAATCTCAGTGCCCAGTGACAGCAGGAACTCCTCAGCCTTCTCTGCTGACAGAAATTCCCTTTACTACATAA
- the LOC133774513 gene encoding H-2 class I histocompatibility antigen, Q10 alpha chain-like isoform X4 gives MAELASLKLENKPWPGGTHSLRYHYLALSEPGPSLPEFLAVGYVDDQPFIRYDSRTGRAEPQATWMAPVDTQYWETETQKQKAWEKVQQVEMWTVMGYHNQSSGTHTAQRMFGCEVQEDGSSTSFWQFGFDGQDHLSLDMETLSWVSAEPVAVRTKRWWETEHCYAEYDKAYLEGLCLTSLHRYLELGSQSLTRKEPPMVHITKHMTQDGATLRCWALGFYPQDISLNWWLDGEELILETEHVETRPSGDGTYQTWVAVQVPAGKEAWYSCHVWHPGLNHTLTVAWESPSNSGLIAMVISTVLITIMLVAVVVIWSKRCLQAWNKKSYVQTPE, from the exons ATGGCAGAACTGGCCAGCCTAAAGTTAGAAAACAAGCCATGGCCTGGAG GGACACATTCTCTCCGCTATCACTACCTGGCTCTGTCAGAGCCAGGCCCGAGCCTCCCTGAGTTTTTGGCTGTGGGTTATGTGGATGACCAGCCCTTCATCCGATATGACAGTCGTACGGGCAGGGCTGAGCCTCAGGCCACATGGATGGCACCTGTGGACACCCAGTACTGGGAGACAGAGACCCAGAAACAGAAGGCATGGGAGAAAGTACAGCAGGTGGAGATGTGGACAGTGATGGGCTACCACAACCAGAGCAGTG gcacacacactgcTCAACGCATGTTTGGCTGTGAAGTCCAGGAGGATGGCAGCTCCACTAGCTTCTGGCAGTTTGGCTTCGATGGGCAGGACCACCTGTCGTTGGATATGGAGACACTGAGCTGGGTATCAGCTGAGCCAGTGGCCGTGAGGACAAAGCGCTGGTGGGAGACAGAGCATTGCTATGCTGAATACGACAAAGCCTACCTAGAAGGCCTCTGTCTCACCTCCCTGCACAGGTACCTGGAGCTGGGAAGCCAGAGCCTCACCAGGAAAG agcctcccatggtgcacataaCAAAGCACATGACCCAGGATGGAGCCACACTgaggtgctgggccctgggaTTCTACCCACAGGACATCTCATTGAACTGGTGGCTGGATGGGGAGGAGCTGATATTGGAGACTGAGCATGTGGAGACCCGCCCCAGTGGAGATGGCACCTACCAGACATGGGTGGCTGTTCAGGTGCCGGCTGGGAAAGAGGCTTGGTACAGCTGCCATGTGTGGCATCCTGGGCTGAACCATACACTCACTGTGGCCTGGG aATCACCTTCGAATAGTGGGCTCATTGCCATGGTTATCTCCACAGTCTTGATCACCATCATGCTGGTAGCTGTAGTTGTAATATGGTCCAAGAGGTGCCTTCAAG CCTGGAATAAGAAGTCTTATGTGCAAACCCCAG AATGA
- the LOC133774513 gene encoding H-2 class I histocompatibility antigen, Q10 alpha chain-like isoform X2, whose product MAELASLKLENKPWPGGTHSLRYHYLALSEPGPSLPEFLAVGYVDDQPFIRYDSRTGRAEPQATWMAPVDTQYWETETQKQKAWEKVQQVEMWTVMGYHNQSSGTHTAQRMFGCEVQEDGSSTSFWQFGFDGQDHLSLDMETLSWVSAEPVAVRTKRWWETEHCYAEYDKAYLEGLCLTSLHRYLELGSQSLTRKEPPMVHITKHMTQDGATLRCWALGFYPQDISLNWWLDGEELILETEHVETRPSGDGTYQTWVAVQVPAGKEAWYSCHVWHPGLNHTLTVAWESPSNSGLIAMVISTVLITIMLVAVVVIWSKRCLQGQDPESQCPVTAGTPQPSLLTEIPFTT is encoded by the exons ATGGCAGAACTGGCCAGCCTAAAGTTAGAAAACAAGCCATGGCCTGGAG GGACACATTCTCTCCGCTATCACTACCTGGCTCTGTCAGAGCCAGGCCCGAGCCTCCCTGAGTTTTTGGCTGTGGGTTATGTGGATGACCAGCCCTTCATCCGATATGACAGTCGTACGGGCAGGGCTGAGCCTCAGGCCACATGGATGGCACCTGTGGACACCCAGTACTGGGAGACAGAGACCCAGAAACAGAAGGCATGGGAGAAAGTACAGCAGGTGGAGATGTGGACAGTGATGGGCTACCACAACCAGAGCAGTG gcacacacactgcTCAACGCATGTTTGGCTGTGAAGTCCAGGAGGATGGCAGCTCCACTAGCTTCTGGCAGTTTGGCTTCGATGGGCAGGACCACCTGTCGTTGGATATGGAGACACTGAGCTGGGTATCAGCTGAGCCAGTGGCCGTGAGGACAAAGCGCTGGTGGGAGACAGAGCATTGCTATGCTGAATACGACAAAGCCTACCTAGAAGGCCTCTGTCTCACCTCCCTGCACAGGTACCTGGAGCTGGGAAGCCAGAGCCTCACCAGGAAAG agcctcccatggtgcacataaCAAAGCACATGACCCAGGATGGAGCCACACTgaggtgctgggccctgggaTTCTACCCACAGGACATCTCATTGAACTGGTGGCTGGATGGGGAGGAGCTGATATTGGAGACTGAGCATGTGGAGACCCGCCCCAGTGGAGATGGCACCTACCAGACATGGGTGGCTGTTCAGGTGCCGGCTGGGAAAGAGGCTTGGTACAGCTGCCATGTGTGGCATCCTGGGCTGAACCATACACTCACTGTGGCCTGGG aATCACCTTCGAATAGTGGGCTCATTGCCATGGTTATCTCCACAGTCTTGATCACCATCATGCTGGTAGCTGTAGTTGTAATATGGTCCAAGAGGTGCCTTCAAG GACAAGACCCTGAATCTCAGTGCCCAGTGACAGCAGGAACTCCTCAGCCTTCTCTGCTGACAGAAATTCCCTTTACTACATAA
- the LOC133774513 gene encoding H-2 class I histocompatibility antigen, Q10 alpha chain-like isoform X3, whose protein sequence is MAELASLKLENKPWPGGTHSLRYHYLALSEPGPSLPEFLAVGYVDDQPFIRYDSRTGRAEPQATWMAPVDTQYWETETQKQKAWEKVQQVEMWTVMGYHNQSSGTHTAQRMFGCEVQEDGSSTSFWQFGFDGQDHLSLDMETLSWVSAEPVAVRTKRWWETEHCYAEYDKAYLEGLCLTSLHRYLELGSQSLTRKEPPMVHITKHMTQDGATLRCWALGFYPQDISLNWWLDGEELILETEHVETRPSGDGTYQTWVAVQVPAGKEAWYSCHVWHPGLNHTLTVAWESPSNSGLIAMVISTVLITIMLVAVVVIWSKRCLQAPGAGFQKEEQYYKQLC, encoded by the exons ATGGCAGAACTGGCCAGCCTAAAGTTAGAAAACAAGCCATGGCCTGGAG GGACACATTCTCTCCGCTATCACTACCTGGCTCTGTCAGAGCCAGGCCCGAGCCTCCCTGAGTTTTTGGCTGTGGGTTATGTGGATGACCAGCCCTTCATCCGATATGACAGTCGTACGGGCAGGGCTGAGCCTCAGGCCACATGGATGGCACCTGTGGACACCCAGTACTGGGAGACAGAGACCCAGAAACAGAAGGCATGGGAGAAAGTACAGCAGGTGGAGATGTGGACAGTGATGGGCTACCACAACCAGAGCAGTG gcacacacactgcTCAACGCATGTTTGGCTGTGAAGTCCAGGAGGATGGCAGCTCCACTAGCTTCTGGCAGTTTGGCTTCGATGGGCAGGACCACCTGTCGTTGGATATGGAGACACTGAGCTGGGTATCAGCTGAGCCAGTGGCCGTGAGGACAAAGCGCTGGTGGGAGACAGAGCATTGCTATGCTGAATACGACAAAGCCTACCTAGAAGGCCTCTGTCTCACCTCCCTGCACAGGTACCTGGAGCTGGGAAGCCAGAGCCTCACCAGGAAAG agcctcccatggtgcacataaCAAAGCACATGACCCAGGATGGAGCCACACTgaggtgctgggccctgggaTTCTACCCACAGGACATCTCATTGAACTGGTGGCTGGATGGGGAGGAGCTGATATTGGAGACTGAGCATGTGGAGACCCGCCCCAGTGGAGATGGCACCTACCAGACATGGGTGGCTGTTCAGGTGCCGGCTGGGAAAGAGGCTTGGTACAGCTGCCATGTGTGGCATCCTGGGCTGAACCATACACTCACTGTGGCCTGGG aATCACCTTCGAATAGTGGGCTCATTGCCATGGTTATCTCCACAGTCTTGATCACCATCATGCTGGTAGCTGTAGTTGTAATATGGTCCAAGAGGTGCCTTCAAG
- the LOC133774513 gene encoding BOLA class I histocompatibility antigen, alpha chain BL3-7-like isoform X5, giving the protein MAELASLKLENKPWPGGTHSLRYHYLALSEPGPSLPEFLAVGYVDDQPFIRYDSRTGRAEPQATWMAPVDTQYWETETQKQKAWEKVQQVEMWTVMGYHNQSSGTHTAQRMFGCEVQEDGSSTSFWQFGFDGQDHLSLDMETLSWVSAEPVAVRTKRWWETEHCYAEYDKAYLEGLCLTSLHRYLELGSQSLTRKEPPMVHITKHMTQDGATLRCWALGFYPQDISLNWWLDGEELILETEHVETRPSGDGTYQTWVAVQVPAGKEAWYSCHVWHPGLNHTLTVAWESPSNSGLIAMVISTVLITIMLVAVVVIWSKRCLQE; this is encoded by the exons ATGGCAGAACTGGCCAGCCTAAAGTTAGAAAACAAGCCATGGCCTGGAG GGACACATTCTCTCCGCTATCACTACCTGGCTCTGTCAGAGCCAGGCCCGAGCCTCCCTGAGTTTTTGGCTGTGGGTTATGTGGATGACCAGCCCTTCATCCGATATGACAGTCGTACGGGCAGGGCTGAGCCTCAGGCCACATGGATGGCACCTGTGGACACCCAGTACTGGGAGACAGAGACCCAGAAACAGAAGGCATGGGAGAAAGTACAGCAGGTGGAGATGTGGACAGTGATGGGCTACCACAACCAGAGCAGTG gcacacacactgcTCAACGCATGTTTGGCTGTGAAGTCCAGGAGGATGGCAGCTCCACTAGCTTCTGGCAGTTTGGCTTCGATGGGCAGGACCACCTGTCGTTGGATATGGAGACACTGAGCTGGGTATCAGCTGAGCCAGTGGCCGTGAGGACAAAGCGCTGGTGGGAGACAGAGCATTGCTATGCTGAATACGACAAAGCCTACCTAGAAGGCCTCTGTCTCACCTCCCTGCACAGGTACCTGGAGCTGGGAAGCCAGAGCCTCACCAGGAAAG agcctcccatggtgcacataaCAAAGCACATGACCCAGGATGGAGCCACACTgaggtgctgggccctgggaTTCTACCCACAGGACATCTCATTGAACTGGTGGCTGGATGGGGAGGAGCTGATATTGGAGACTGAGCATGTGGAGACCCGCCCCAGTGGAGATGGCACCTACCAGACATGGGTGGCTGTTCAGGTGCCGGCTGGGAAAGAGGCTTGGTACAGCTGCCATGTGTGGCATCCTGGGCTGAACCATACACTCACTGTGGCCTGGG aATCACCTTCGAATAGTGGGCTCATTGCCATGGTTATCTCCACAGTCTTGATCACCATCATGCTGGTAGCTGTAGTTGTAATATGGTCCAAGAGGTGCCTTCAAG AATGA
- the LOC133774513 gene encoding BOLA class I histocompatibility antigen, alpha chain BL3-7-like isoform X6, translating into MAELASLKLENKPWPGGTHTAQRMFGCEVQEDGSSTSFWQFGFDGQDHLSLDMETLSWVSAEPVAVRTKRWWETEHCYAEYDKAYLEGLCLTSLHRYLELGSQSLTRKEPPMVHITKHMTQDGATLRCWALGFYPQDISLNWWLDGEELILETEHVETRPSGDGTYQTWVAVQVPAGKEAWYSCHVWHPGLNHTLTVAWESPSNSGLIAMVISTVLITIMLVAVVVIWSKRCLQAWNKKSYVQTPGQDPESQCPVTAGTPQPSLLTEIPFTT; encoded by the exons ATGGCAGAACTGGCCAGCCTAAAGTTAGAAAACAAGCCATGGCCTGGAG gcacacacactgcTCAACGCATGTTTGGCTGTGAAGTCCAGGAGGATGGCAGCTCCACTAGCTTCTGGCAGTTTGGCTTCGATGGGCAGGACCACCTGTCGTTGGATATGGAGACACTGAGCTGGGTATCAGCTGAGCCAGTGGCCGTGAGGACAAAGCGCTGGTGGGAGACAGAGCATTGCTATGCTGAATACGACAAAGCCTACCTAGAAGGCCTCTGTCTCACCTCCCTGCACAGGTACCTGGAGCTGGGAAGCCAGAGCCTCACCAGGAAAG agcctcccatggtgcacataaCAAAGCACATGACCCAGGATGGAGCCACACTgaggtgctgggccctgggaTTCTACCCACAGGACATCTCATTGAACTGGTGGCTGGATGGGGAGGAGCTGATATTGGAGACTGAGCATGTGGAGACCCGCCCCAGTGGAGATGGCACCTACCAGACATGGGTGGCTGTTCAGGTGCCGGCTGGGAAAGAGGCTTGGTACAGCTGCCATGTGTGGCATCCTGGGCTGAACCATACACTCACTGTGGCCTGGG aATCACCTTCGAATAGTGGGCTCATTGCCATGGTTATCTCCACAGTCTTGATCACCATCATGCTGGTAGCTGTAGTTGTAATATGGTCCAAGAGGTGCCTTCAAG CCTGGAATAAGAAGTCTTATGTGCAAACCCCAG GACAAGACCCTGAATCTCAGTGCCCAGTGACAGCAGGAACTCCTCAGCCTTCTCTGCTGACAGAAATTCCCTTTACTACATAA